Proteins encoded within one genomic window of Lactococcus garvieae:
- the rplV gene encoding 50S ribosomal protein L22, with the protein MAEITSAKATAKTVRVSPRKTRLVTDLIRGKRVADAIAILKFTPTKGAAEVLNVMNSAIANAENNFGLEKANLVVSETFVNEGPTMKRFRPRAKGSASPINKRTSHITVVVAEKE; encoded by the coding sequence ATGGCAGAAATTACTTCAGCTAAAGCAACTGCAAAAACAGTTCGCGTTTCACCTCGTAAAACTCGTCTTGTTACAGACTTGATTCGTGGTAAACGTGTTGCGGATGCAATCGCAATCTTGAAATTCACACCGACTAAAGGTGCTGCAGAAGTTCTTAACGTAATGAACTCAGCTATCGCTAATGCAGAAAACAACTTTGGTCTTGAAAAAGCTAACTTGGTAGTTAGCGAAACTTTCGTCAACGAAGGACCAACAATGAAACGTTTCCGTCCACGTGCGAAAGGTTCAGCTTCACCAATCAACAAACGTACTAGCCACATCACAGTAGTAGTGGCTGAGAAAGAATAA
- the rplX gene encoding 50S ribosomal protein L24 produces the protein MFVKTGDTVKVIAGKDRGTTGKVIKALPKMNKVIVEGVAIMKKHQKPDAVNPNGAILEIEAPIHVSNVQVLDKNGVAGRVGYKEVDGKKVRFNKKSGEVLD, from the coding sequence ATGTTTGTAAAAACTGGAGATACTGTAAAAGTTATCGCAGGTAAAGACCGCGGTACAACTGGTAAAGTTATCAAAGCTTTGCCAAAAATGAACAAAGTCATTGTTGAAGGTGTTGCTATCATGAAGAAACACCAAAAACCAGACGCTGTTAATCCAAACGGCGCTATCCTTGAAATCGAAGCACCAATTCACGTTTCTAACGTACAAGTGCTCGACAAAAACGGTGTAGCAGGTCGTGTTGGTTATAAAGAAGTTGACGGCAAAAAAGTTCGTTTCAACAAAAAATCAGGCGAAGTCCTAGACTAA
- the mscL gene encoding large-conductance mechanosensitive channel protein MscL, with product MIKEFKEFILRGNVLDLAVGVIIGAAFTAIVTSLVNNLINPLIGLFVQDGALSHMSVKLAGATFTYGAFLNDVINFLITAFVIFIIIKTINKLFPKKEVEEAVDPNEELDTLREIRDLLKEKELSK from the coding sequence ATGATTAAAGAATTTAAAGAATTTATTTTACGTGGGAACGTACTAGACTTAGCTGTTGGTGTAATCATCGGTGCTGCTTTCACTGCTATTGTTACATCTTTGGTTAATAACCTGATTAATCCACTTATTGGTCTCTTTGTGCAAGACGGTGCTCTATCACACATGAGTGTAAAACTTGCAGGCGCTACATTTACTTATGGTGCTTTCTTGAATGATGTTATTAACTTCTTGATTACTGCTTTTGTTATCTTCATTATCATCAAAACAATTAACAAGCTCTTCCCTAAAAAAGAAGTGGAGGAAGCTGTAGATCCTAATGAAGAACTAGATACATTACGTGAAATTCGAGATCTCTTGAAAGAAAAAGAACTTTCTAAATAA
- the rplP gene encoding 50S ribosomal protein L16, with amino-acid sequence MLVPKRVKHRREFRGKMRGEAKGGKEIAFGEFGLQATTSHWITNRQIEAARIAMTRYMKRNGQVWIKIFPHKSYTAKAIGVRMGSGKGAPEGWVSPVKRGKIMFEIAGVSEEVAREALRLASHKLPVKTKFVKRGDAE; translated from the coding sequence ATGTTAGTACCAAAACGTGTAAAACACCGTCGTGAATTCCGCGGTAAAATGCGTGGCGAAGCTAAAGGCGGTAAAGAAATCGCATTCGGTGAATTTGGTCTTCAAGCGACTACTTCTCACTGGATCACTAACCGTCAAATCGAAGCAGCCCGTATTGCTATGACTCGTTACATGAAACGTAACGGTCAAGTTTGGATTAAAATCTTCCCTCATAAATCATATACAGCCAAAGCTATTGGTGTACGTATGGGTTCAGGGAAAGGTGCTCCTGAAGGTTGGGTATCACCAGTTAAACGTGGTAAAATCATGTTTGAAATTGCTGGTGTAAGTGAAGAAGTAGCACGCGAAGCTTTGCGTCTTGCATCTCACAAACTTCCAGTCAAGACTAAATTTGTAAAACGAGGTGACGCAGAATGA
- the rplD gene encoding 50S ribosomal protein L4: MAKVSLFKQDGTQAGEVTLNDAVFGIEPNETVVFDVVLSQRASLRQGTHAHKNRSLVSGGGKKPWRQKGTGRARQGSIRSPQFRGGGTVFGPNPRSYAYKLPQKVRQLALKSAYSQKVIDNTLLAVDELNFSAPKTSEFAKVLEALSIERKVLVVLPNEGNEFAELSARNLKNVKVSTAGSVSVLDLVNTDKVLATQAALSQIEEVLA; this comes from the coding sequence ATGGCAAAAGTATCATTATTTAAACAAGACGGCACACAAGCTGGTGAAGTAACACTTAACGATGCAGTATTTGGTATTGAACCAAACGAAACTGTAGTGTTTGATGTCGTTCTTTCACAACGCGCTAGCCTCCGTCAAGGTACACACGCTCATAAAAACCGTTCACTCGTATCTGGTGGCGGTAAAAAACCATGGCGTCAAAAAGGAACTGGACGTGCCCGTCAAGGTTCAATCCGCTCACCACAATTCCGTGGTGGTGGTACTGTCTTCGGACCTAACCCACGTAGCTATGCTTACAAACTTCCACAAAAAGTACGTCAGTTAGCTCTTAAATCAGCTTACTCACAAAAAGTTATCGACAACACTCTCTTGGCTGTTGACGAATTGAACTTCTCAGCACCAAAAACTAGCGAATTCGCTAAAGTTCTTGAAGCTCTTTCAATCGAACGTAAAGTGCTTGTTGTTCTTCCTAACGAAGGTAACGAATTTGCAGAACTCTCTGCTCGTAACCTTAAAAACGTTAAGGTATCAACTGCTGGTTCAGTAAGCGTACTTGATCTTGTAAACACTGACAAAGTTCTTGCTACTCAAGCAGCTCTGTCTCAAATTGAGGAGGTTCTTGCATAA
- the rpsC gene encoding 30S ribosomal protein S3 has translation MGQKIHPIGMRVGVIRDWDAKWYAEKEYADYLHEDLAIRQLVQTKLADASVSLIETERAVNKVIVTLHTAKPGMVIGKSGANVDALRADLNKLTGKQVHINIVEIKRPDLDAHLVGEGIARQLEARIAFRRAQKQAIQRAMRAGAKGIKTQVSGRLNGADIARAEGYSEGTVPLHTLRADIDYAWEEADTTYGKLGVKVWIYRGEVLPTKKSVKGEN, from the coding sequence GTGGGTCAAAAAATTCATCCAATTGGTATGCGTGTTGGCGTTATTCGCGACTGGGATGCCAAATGGTATGCTGAGAAAGAATATGCGGATTACCTTCACGAAGATTTGGCTATTCGCCAACTCGTTCAAACAAAACTTGCTGATGCTTCAGTTTCACTTATCGAAACAGAACGTGCTGTAAACAAAGTTATCGTAACTTTGCACACTGCAAAACCAGGTATGGTTATCGGTAAATCTGGTGCTAACGTTGATGCACTCCGTGCAGACCTCAACAAACTCACTGGTAAACAAGTTCACATCAACATCGTTGAGATCAAACGTCCTGACTTGGATGCTCACTTAGTTGGTGAAGGAATTGCTAGACAACTCGAAGCACGTATCGCTTTCCGTCGTGCTCAAAAACAAGCTATCCAACGTGCTATGCGTGCAGGAGCTAAAGGTATCAAAACTCAAGTATCTGGTCGTTTGAACGGTGCGGACATCGCCCGTGCAGAAGGATACTCTGAAGGTACAGTTCCACTTCACACATTGCGTGCGGATATCGACTATGCTTGGGAAGAAGCAGACACTACTTATGGTAAACTCGGCGTTAAAGTTTGGATCTACCGTGGTGAAGTTCTCCCAACTAAAAAATCTGTGAAAGGAGAAAATTAA
- the rpmC gene encoding 50S ribosomal protein L29 yields MKLNETKSLLKDLRALSIDELATREAELKKELFELRFQAAAGRLENTAKLDEVKKTIARVKTVQRELTK; encoded by the coding sequence ATGAAATTGAACGAAACAAAATCACTTCTCAAGGATCTCCGCGCTTTGTCAATCGACGAATTGGCTACACGCGAAGCTGAATTGAAAAAAGAATTGTTTGAACTTCGTTTCCAAGCTGCAGCTGGTCGTCTCGAAAACACAGCGAAACTTGACGAAGTGAAGAAAACAATTGCACGTGTAAAAACTGTGCAACGCGAATTGACTAAATAG
- the rpsJ gene encoding 30S ribosomal protein S10 — protein sequence MATKKIRIRLKAYEHRILDAAAEKIVETAKRTNAEVSGPIPLPTDRSVYTVIRATHKYKDSREQFEMRTHKRLIDIIEPTQKTVDSLMKLDLPSGVNIEIKL from the coding sequence ATGGCAACTAAAAAAATCCGTATCCGCCTCAAAGCATACGAACATCGTATCCTTGACGCTGCTGCTGAAAAAATTGTAGAAACTGCAAAACGTACAAACGCAGAAGTAAGTGGTCCAATCCCACTTCCAACTGACCGTAGCGTCTACACAGTTATCCGCGCGACTCACAAATATAAAGACTCTCGCGAACAATTTGAAATGCGTACACACAAACGTTTGATCGACATCATCGAACCAACACAAAAAACTGTTGATTCATTGATGAAACTTGATCTTCCAAGTGGCGTAAACATCGAAATTAAATTATAA
- the rpsS gene encoding 30S ribosomal protein S19, whose translation MSRSLKKGPFADEHLMKKVEAQENAEKKSVIKTWSRRSTIYPNFVGLTIAVYDGRKHVPVYVQEDMVGHKLGEFAPTRTYRGHAADDKKTRR comes from the coding sequence ATGAGTCGTAGTCTTAAGAAGGGGCCTTTCGCTGACGAGCATTTGATGAAAAAAGTCGAAGCTCAAGAAAATGCCGAAAAGAAATCTGTGATCAAAACTTGGTCACGCCGTTCTACAATCTACCCTAACTTTGTAGGACTTACAATTGCTGTTTACGATGGTCGCAAACACGTTCCTGTTTATGTTCAAGAAGATATGGTTGGACACAAATTAGGTGAATTTGCACCAACTCGTACATACCGTGGTCACGCTGCTGACGACAAGAAAACTAGACGCTAA
- the secE gene encoding preprotein translocase subunit SecE, giving the protein MFKFIGSVVREMKLTTWPTRKQSVIDFFMVIEYTVFFLIFLMIFDWVTQNGITSAVQHLLPFVRN; this is encoded by the coding sequence ATGTTCAAATTTATTGGTAGTGTTGTCAGGGAAATGAAGTTAACAACGTGGCCGACGCGTAAGCAGTCTGTCATTGATTTTTTCATGGTTATTGAATATACTGTTTTCTTCCTCATCTTTTTGATGATTTTTGACTGGGTAACACAAAACGGTATCACCAGTGCTGTACAGCACCTACTTCCATTTGTACGCAATTAG
- the rpmG gene encoding 50S ribosomal protein L33, with protein MLKKAGLACTVCGSRNYSLQLSGTAKEKRIEVKKFCSRCGKHTLHKETR; from the coding sequence ATGTTAAAAAAAGCAGGATTGGCATGTACTGTCTGTGGCTCGAGAAATTATTCTCTCCAACTGTCAGGTACAGCAAAAGAAAAACGTATTGAAGTCAAGAAGTTTTGTTCACGATGTGGCAAACATACTTTGCATAAGGAAACGAGATAA
- the rplN gene encoding 50S ribosomal protein L14 has protein sequence MIQTESRLKVADNSGAKEILTIRVLGGSSRKFAGIGDVIVATVKSAAPGGAVKKGEVVKAVIVRTKSGAKRPDGSYIKFDENAAVIIRDDKTPKGTRIFGPVARELREAGYMKIVSLAPEVL, from the coding sequence ATGATTCAAACAGAAAGCCGTTTGAAAGTTGCAGATAACTCTGGTGCCAAAGAAATCTTGACTATCCGTGTACTCGGTGGTTCAAGCCGTAAATTCGCTGGTATTGGTGATGTTATCGTAGCTACAGTAAAATCAGCTGCCCCTGGTGGAGCTGTTAAAAAAGGTGAAGTTGTTAAAGCTGTTATCGTTCGTACTAAATCTGGTGCTAAACGTCCTGATGGATCTTACATCAAATTTGATGAGAACGCAGCAGTTATTATCCGTGACGATAAAACACCTAAAGGAACACGTATCTTTGGCCCAGTAGCTCGTGAACTTCGCGAAGCTGGTTACATGAAGATTGTTTCTTTGGCACCTGAAGTTCTCTAA
- the rpsQ gene encoding 30S ribosomal protein S17: protein MERNQRKVYQGRVVSDKMDKTITVVVETKRNHPVYGKRINYSKKYKAHDENNTAKTGDIVRIMETRPLSKDKRFRLIEIVEEAVII from the coding sequence ATGGAACGTAATCAACGTAAAGTTTATCAAGGCCGCGTGGTTTCAGACAAAATGGATAAAACTATCACAGTTGTCGTAGAAACTAAACGTAACCACCCAGTCTATGGTAAACGCATTAACTACTCTAAAAAATACAAAGCTCATGACGAAAACAATACTGCCAAAACTGGTGATATCGTACGTATCATGGAAACTCGTCCACTTTCAAAAGACAAACGTTTCCGCTTGATCGAAATCGTTGAAGAAGCTGTAATTATCTAA
- the nusG gene encoding transcription termination/antitermination protein NusG, translating into MTSFDQGWFVIQTYSGYEKKVKEDLLERAELYNMADKILRVEIPTETVRSEVNGKMKDVEENLFPGYVLVEMNMTDEAWFIVRNTPNVTGFVGSHGNRSKPTPLFEEEIQEILIGMGKVVREIDFDIFVGKRVRIIDGAFSGFEAPITEVLGDDKIKVMVDMFGRETPVELDLHQIEEVEG; encoded by the coding sequence TTGACAAGTTTTGACCAAGGTTGGTTCGTTATCCAAACTTACTCTGGTTATGAAAAAAAAGTTAAAGAAGATTTGTTGGAACGCGCAGAACTTTACAACATGGCTGACAAGATTCTTCGTGTAGAAATTCCAACTGAAACTGTTCGTTCAGAAGTGAACGGCAAGATGAAAGATGTTGAAGAAAATCTTTTCCCTGGTTATGTTTTAGTTGAAATGAACATGACAGACGAAGCTTGGTTTATTGTTCGTAACACTCCAAACGTTACAGGTTTCGTTGGCTCACATGGTAACCGTTCTAAACCAACGCCACTTTTTGAAGAAGAAATTCAAGAAATCCTAATCGGGATGGGCAAAGTGGTACGCGAAATCGACTTTGATATCTTTGTTGGCAAACGTGTACGCATTATTGATGGTGCTTTCTCAGGATTTGAAGCACCGATCACTGAAGTTCTTGGCGACGACAAGATTAAAGTTATGGTTGATATGTTTGGACGCGAAACTCCAGTAGAACTTGACTTGCACCAAATTGAAGAAGTTGAAGGATAA
- the rplC gene encoding 50S ribosomal protein L3 yields the protein MSKGILGKKVGMTQIFTDNGELIPVTVIEATPNVVLQTKTVDTDGYEAVQVGFDDKREVLSNKPAKGHVAKANTAPKRFIREFKGIEGLEVGSEIKVDTFEAGDVVDVTGTSKGKGFQGPIKRWGQSRGPMAHGSRYHRRPGSMGPVAANKVPKGKRLAGRMGNKKVTVQNLVIAQVLPEQNVILVKGNVPGSKKSLIVIKSAIKSK from the coding sequence ATGTCAAAAGGAATCTTAGGGAAAAAAGTGGGAATGACTCAAATCTTCACGGACAACGGTGAATTAATCCCCGTAACTGTGATCGAAGCAACTCCGAACGTTGTGCTTCAAACAAAAACTGTCGATACAGACGGTTATGAAGCTGTTCAAGTTGGTTTCGATGACAAACGTGAAGTTTTGTCTAACAAACCTGCCAAAGGTCATGTAGCTAAAGCTAACACAGCTCCTAAGCGCTTCATTCGTGAATTCAAAGGAATCGAAGGCTTAGAAGTTGGATCAGAAATTAAAGTAGATACTTTCGAAGCTGGAGATGTCGTTGATGTTACCGGTACTTCTAAAGGTAAAGGTTTCCAAGGACCAATCAAACGTTGGGGTCAATCACGCGGGCCAATGGCTCACGGTTCACGCTACCACCGTCGTCCTGGTTCAATGGGTCCTGTTGCAGCTAACAAAGTTCCAAAAGGTAAACGCCTTGCTGGACGTATGGGTAACAAAAAAGTTACTGTACAAAACCTTGTTATTGCACAAGTACTTCCAGAACAAAATGTTATCCTTGTAAAAGGTAACGTACCTGGATCTAAAAAATCATTGATCGTTATTAAATCAGCGATCAAATCTAAATAA
- a CDS encoding 50S ribosomal protein L23 — protein MSLYDVIRKPIITEASMQAMDQKKYTFEVDARAHKLLIKQAVEAAFEGVQVASVNTISVKPKAKRVGRYTGFKPGYKKAIITLTEGSKSIDIFGEDAE, from the coding sequence ATGTCTCTTTATGACGTAATCCGTAAACCAATTATTACAGAAGCTTCTATGCAAGCAATGGATCAAAAGAAATACACTTTTGAAGTAGACGCTCGCGCACACAAACTCCTTATCAAACAAGCTGTTGAAGCAGCATTTGAAGGTGTTCAAGTTGCATCTGTAAACACTATCAGCGTTAAGCCTAAAGCTAAACGCGTTGGTCGTTACACAGGTTTCAAACCTGGTTACAAAAAAGCAATCATCACTTTGACTGAAGGTTCAAAATCTATTGACATCTTCGGCGAAGACGCAGAATAA
- a CDS encoding acyltransferase family protein — protein sequence MKAEKRYVTGFNGLRTLGVLAVILYHLYPQKIQGGFLGVVLFFVLSGYLVTDSLLREFLKTKKISPIQFWKKRAKRIYPMLLAIFLIVSPYLFFFQPNQMRGLRSNFLSSIFMVQNWWQIQQGSSYFADSAGESPFKHIYYLAIEGQFFILWPLVLLFLVKVIRSKKHSFLLTNFLALISLILMIAQYKIGQDPTRVYYGTDTRVFSLLMGASMAFIWPINKMPAKLNKKGQVFGRNLLLGVLGLTLILYVFMPAQSPITYYGGLWFVSLLSMLLIALVVHPGLKANKILSNRVFDYIGSRSYGIYLWQLPVFALVAAKVVNPTRWYNVIWQLALIFVLSEFSYRFIERPLVAYDYSSLWSWMKMKAEAIKKDKWRAIPKRVLVITLLVLISLIFILTSPKSPHDQQLLEAKIMEQQKALEEANLKAANARVSTPLKSVAEKYGVDPVVIEKASKMQVFAVGDSVMVAGSTDLQEAFPRMTIQAVVGEQVDAGATILADNKEAVQKSDAILIGLGTNGTLTVGNTNYVEKIMKEAGDKPVYWINNRMPRPWEASNNEQLTEIAKKYSNLTIIDWYGFSEHQDSWFYSDGIHPKDQGAINYTRLILESMAKR from the coding sequence ATGAAAGCAGAAAAACGCTACGTTACCGGTTTTAACGGCTTACGTACCTTAGGGGTTCTTGCTGTCATTTTATATCATCTTTATCCTCAGAAAATTCAAGGAGGATTTCTTGGAGTCGTCCTTTTCTTTGTTTTATCTGGTTATTTAGTCACTGATTCACTATTAAGAGAGTTTCTCAAAACGAAAAAAATAAGCCCGATTCAGTTTTGGAAAAAGCGAGCAAAGCGTATTTATCCAATGCTTCTGGCAATTTTTCTGATTGTATCGCCTTATCTGTTTTTCTTTCAGCCGAACCAAATGAGGGGTTTAAGATCCAACTTCCTTTCAAGTATTTTTATGGTGCAAAACTGGTGGCAAATTCAGCAAGGCTCTTCTTATTTTGCTGATTCAGCAGGTGAGTCGCCGTTTAAGCATATTTATTATTTGGCTATTGAAGGACAATTCTTTATTTTGTGGCCTCTTGTGCTCCTCTTTTTAGTTAAAGTTATTCGTAGTAAGAAACATAGTTTTCTATTGACTAATTTTTTGGCACTTATTTCTTTGATACTGATGATTGCTCAGTACAAGATTGGGCAAGACCCAACTCGCGTTTATTATGGAACAGACACACGGGTATTTAGTCTTTTAATGGGAGCGAGCATGGCTTTCATCTGGCCAATAAATAAAATGCCAGCTAAGTTGAATAAAAAAGGACAAGTTTTTGGCCGAAATCTATTATTAGGTGTACTTGGTCTTACTTTAATCTTATATGTCTTTATGCCGGCACAAAGCCCCATTACCTATTATGGAGGTCTTTGGTTTGTCAGCTTATTGTCTATGCTCTTGATCGCTTTGGTAGTACATCCGGGATTAAAAGCCAATAAAATATTGTCAAATAGAGTTTTTGATTATATTGGTTCTCGTTCTTATGGCATTTATCTGTGGCAGTTACCTGTTTTTGCCCTAGTTGCTGCAAAAGTTGTTAATCCAACCCGTTGGTACAATGTTATTTGGCAACTCGCCTTGATATTCGTTTTGTCTGAGTTTTCTTATCGGTTTATTGAACGACCACTGGTAGCTTATGATTATAGTAGCCTATGGTCTTGGATGAAAATGAAAGCAGAAGCGATTAAAAAAGACAAATGGCGAGCCATTCCAAAAAGAGTGCTTGTCATTACCCTATTGGTACTTATTTCTTTGATTTTCATTTTAACTTCTCCGAAATCTCCACATGACCAGCAGCTTTTGGAAGCTAAAATTATGGAACAGCAAAAGGCTCTAGAAGAGGCTAATCTCAAAGCCGCTAATGCGCGCGTGAGCACTCCTCTTAAAAGCGTTGCTGAAAAATACGGTGTGGATCCAGTTGTGATAGAAAAAGCAAGTAAAATGCAGGTTTTTGCAGTTGGAGATTCCGTGATGGTTGCCGGCTCTACAGACTTGCAAGAAGCTTTCCCACGAATGACTATCCAAGCTGTTGTGGGGGAACAAGTTGATGCTGGTGCAACTATTCTAGCAGATAACAAAGAGGCTGTACAAAAATCAGATGCTATTTTGATTGGGCTAGGGACGAATGGAACTCTCACTGTAGGGAATACAAATTATGTTGAAAAGATTATGAAAGAAGCTGGTGATAAGCCCGTTTACTGGATTAACAATCGTATGCCACGTCCTTGGGAAGCAAGCAACAATGAGCAACTGACAGAAATCGCTAAGAAGTATTCTAACCTAACGATTATTGACTGGTATGGTTTTTCTGAACATCAAGATTCGTGGTTTTATAGTGATGGTATTCATCCTAAAGATCAAGGTGCTATAAATTACACACGTTTAATTTTAGAGAGTATGGCGAAAAGATAG
- a CDS encoding MATE family efflux transporter: MKSTKEILKFALPAVIENFLQMLVGISDTFLVTRIGLSAVAGVSLANNIITVYQAVFIALGTILSSFLARKMTRQMINAGVKLTIFLGGLIGIFTALFSQNLVRFFGGEGEVAALGTKYLMLVGGTVILLALMTSFGAVIRASGDSRTPMYASLFANVLNIILSAVLIFIFHMGVMGAAIGTTLSRALSLIYLNHKLHTKDLQPSKYFLKEKISKDLILLTLPAAGERLAMRLGDLVIMVLIISLGDRVFAGNAIGESITQFNYMPAFGLATVTVILVAQEFGQENLPAIRSYIKRTYWLATGMMFSIGLLLFLASSFLSGLFTSDVLAIASSNTVILFSFLATFFVTGTTTYTAAFQGIGNAKLPLYTTIIGMLIIRVGLGYLLSQSFAFGLEGIWLAVLADNFFRFVFLKICFQRAVQKNFKI, encoded by the coding sequence ATGAAATCAACAAAAGAAATATTGAAATTTGCGCTTCCCGCAGTCATTGAGAATTTTTTACAAATGTTAGTGGGGATTAGTGATACGTTTTTGGTTACTCGTATTGGTCTTTCAGCTGTAGCAGGGGTTTCGCTCGCTAATAATATTATTACTGTTTATCAGGCTGTTTTTATTGCTTTAGGAACGATACTGTCAAGTTTTCTTGCTAGAAAAATGACAAGGCAGATGATTAATGCGGGAGTGAAATTGACCATTTTTTTGGGTGGACTTATTGGTATTTTCACTGCCTTATTTTCTCAAAATTTAGTCCGCTTTTTTGGTGGCGAAGGAGAAGTTGCTGCTTTAGGTACCAAGTATTTGATGTTAGTGGGAGGCACTGTCATTCTACTTGCCTTGATGACAAGCTTTGGTGCAGTGATCAGAGCAAGTGGAGATAGTCGTACACCGATGTATGCGAGTCTTTTTGCCAATGTCTTGAATATTATTCTTTCCGCTGTTTTGATTTTTATTTTCCATATGGGAGTCATGGGGGCAGCCATAGGAACAACATTATCCCGCGCCTTGTCGCTTATTTATTTGAACCACAAACTACATACCAAGGACCTACAACCCTCAAAGTACTTTTTGAAAGAAAAAATCAGCAAGGACTTAATCTTACTGACGCTTCCGGCGGCTGGTGAACGTTTGGCGATGCGCCTAGGTGATTTGGTAATCATGGTTTTGATAATTTCTTTGGGCGATCGCGTATTTGCAGGGAATGCAATTGGCGAAAGTATTACCCAGTTTAACTATATGCCTGCATTTGGTTTAGCTACTGTTACTGTTATTTTGGTTGCCCAAGAGTTCGGACAAGAAAATCTTCCAGCTATTCGTTCCTATATCAAGAGAACTTACTGGCTGGCGACCGGGATGATGTTCAGTATCGGTTTGTTACTTTTTCTCGCTTCTTCATTTTTGAGTGGCCTTTTTACTTCTGATGTGCTGGCTATTGCATCAAGTAATACGGTTATTCTTTTCTCGTTCTTAGCGACCTTTTTTGTTACAGGAACGACGACCTACACTGCAGCTTTTCAAGGAATAGGAAATGCTAAACTTCCCTTGTACACAACGATTATAGGAATGCTTATCATACGGGTTGGACTGGGCTATCTTTTGAGTCAAAGTTTTGCCTTTGGCTTAGAAGGGATCTGGCTCGCTGTTCTGGCAGATAATTTTTTCCGTTTTGTATTTTTGAAAATTTGTTTTCAAAGAGCTGTCCAAAAAAACTTTAAAATATAA
- the rplB gene encoding 50S ribosomal protein L2 yields the protein MGIKVYKPTTNGRRNMTGSDFAEITTSTPEKSLLVSLSKNAGRNNLGRITVRHHGGGHKRKYRLIDFKRTTDDVKAKVATIEYDPNRSANIALIVYENGIKSYILAPKGLEVGMTVVSGPESDIKVGNALPLANIPVGTLIHNIEMKPGKGGQLVRSAGTSAQVLGTEGKYTLVRLQSGEMRMILSSCRATVGTVGNEQHNLINYGKAGRTRWRGIRPTVRGSVMNPNDHPHGGGEGKQPVGRKSPMTPWGKPALGLKTRNKNARSNKLIVKRINDK from the coding sequence GTGGGAATTAAAGTTTACAAACCTACCACAAACGGTCGTCGTAATATGACTGGTAGCGATTTTGCAGAAATCACTACAAGTACTCCTGAAAAGAGCTTGCTTGTAAGTCTTAGCAAAAACGCTGGTCGTAACAACCTTGGCCGCATTACAGTACGTCACCACGGTGGCGGACACAAACGTAAATACCGTTTGATCGACTTCAAACGTACAACTGATGACGTAAAAGCTAAAGTTGCTACAATCGAATACGATCCAAACCGTTCAGCGAACATCGCGCTTATCGTATACGAAAATGGTATCAAATCATACATCCTTGCACCTAAAGGTCTTGAAGTTGGTATGACAGTTGTTTCTGGTCCTGAATCAGATATCAAAGTTGGTAACGCATTGCCACTTGCTAACATCCCTGTTGGTACTTTGATCCACAACATCGAGATGAAACCTGGTAAAGGTGGACAACTCGTACGTTCAGCTGGTACATCTGCACAAGTACTTGGTACAGAAGGTAAATACACACTTGTTCGTCTTCAATCAGGCGAAATGCGTATGATTCTTTCATCATGTCGTGCTACAGTTGGTACAGTTGGTAACGAACAACACAACTTGATCAACTACGGTAAAGCCGGACGTACACGTTGGCGTGGTATCCGTCCAACAGTTCGTGGTTCTGTAATGAACCCGAATGATCACCCACACGGTGGTGGTGAAGGTAAACAACCTGTTGGTCGTAAATCACCAATGACTCCATGGGGCAAACCAGCTCTTGGTCTCAAAACTCGTAACAAAAACGCACGTTCTAACAAACTTATTGTTAAACGTATCAACGATAAATAA